One window of Esox lucius isolate fEsoLuc1 chromosome 25, fEsoLuc1.pri, whole genome shotgun sequence genomic DNA carries:
- the LOC105021009 gene encoding LOW QUALITY PROTEIN: C3a anaphylatoxin chemotactic receptor-like (The sequence of the model RefSeq protein was modified relative to this genomic sequence to represent the inferred CDS: inserted 2 bases in 1 codon) translates to MENDVKYIHDDISRTDMDAASINYNRCFIDGFCIFYLVVNIVTFLIGVLGNGLVIWITGLKMKKTVNTTWYLSLAVSDFIICVAFPPFYIIIIIVSEECILGLFMCNFTFALMFINMFSSIILLVVISVDRCVSVVFQVWSXNRTINKAFVVVILTWVSSVALSTCFILAGEKCVFIVGFAFPFLIIFFCYSVIILRLRTRRMMSVSSKSLRVMTVLIAMFLICWLPFHVFMLLDQNHKNYNLEVMRTGIIVGITLSTVHSFLRPVLYVCMGNNVPPTLKRSIVGRIENYIFAV, encoded by the exons ATGGAGAATGATGTCAAATACATACATGACGATATCAGTCGTACTGACATGGATGCAGCTTCCATAAACTACAATAGATGCTTCATTGATGGTTTCTGTATCTTCTACCTGGTGGTCAACATTGTCACCTTCCTGATTGGGGTTCTTGGGAACGGCCTGGTCATCTGGATCACTGGTCTCAAGATGAAGAAGACGGTCAACACCACCTGGTACCTCAGCCTGGCCGTGTCCGACTTCATAATCTGTGTCGCATTTCCACCTTTctacatcatcatcataattGTTTCAGAGGAGTGCATCTTGGGGCTTTTCATGTGTAACTTCACCTTTGCTCTGATGTTCATCAACATGTTCAGTAGCATCATCCTCCTGGTTGTCATCAGTGTTGATCGCTGTGTGTCGGTGGTGTTTCAAGTCTGGTC CAACCGTACCATCAACAAGGCCTTTGTTGTGGTGATCCTGACCTGGGTTTCATCTGTTGCCCTCAGCACCTGTTTTATTTTGGCGGGTGAAAAATGTGTGTTCATTGTTGGCTTTGCATTTCCCTTCCTCATCATCTTCTTCTGTTACTCTGTTATCATCCTGCGACTGAGAACCAGACGAATGATGAGTGTGTCCTCCAAGTCCCTCAGAGTAATGACTGTCCTGATCGCCATGTTCCTCATCTGCTGGCTGCCCTTCCATGTCTTCATGCTGTTAGACCAGAACCACAAAAACTACAATCTGGAGGTCATGAGAACTGGAATTATTGTGGGAATAACATTATCCACAGTCCATAGTTTCCTCAGACCAGTGTTGTATGTTTGCATGGGGAATAACGTCCCACCGACACTCAAGAGGTCCATAGTTGGTAGGATTGAGAATTATATTTTTGCAGTCTAG
- the LOC105020905 gene encoding C3a anaphylatoxin chemotactic receptor-like isoform X2 yields MEENGKYIYYDYYNHSQDYVNYKNDNVNTTEVDAYSITISGFYIFYLVVSILTFLVGVLGNGLVIWITGLKMKKTVNTTWYLSLAVSDFIFCVVLPLFYIILIATDVCVRGLFTCNFPFELVFIPMFSSVFLLVIISVDHCVSVVFPVWAQNNHTINKVSVAVILAWVSSVALSTRYVFGGGMDKVKINFIGGFAVPFLIIFFCYCVTILRLRTRQLMNVSSKSLRVMTALIAMFFICWLPLHVFRLLLPNHIYYTPEVNLIGKLVGVTLATVHSFLRPVLYVCMGNNVPQTLKRSIVSRIENVLGEEDRPTTSHETSTHL; encoded by the coding sequence ATGGAGGAGAATGGCAAATACatatattatgattattataacCATAGCCAGGATTATGTCAATTACAAAAATGACAatgtcaacaccactgaagtgGATGCTTATTCCATAACCATTTCTGGGTTCTATATCTTCTACCTGGTGGTCAGCATCCTCACCTTCCTGGTTGGGGTTCTTGGGAACGGCCTGGTCATCTGGATCACTGGTCTCAAGATGAAGAAGACGGTCAACACCACCTGGTACCTCAGCCTGGCCGTGTCCGACTTCATATTCTGTGTCGTCCTTCCACTGTTTTACATCATCCTCATTGCTACAGATGTGTGCGTCAGGGGGCTTTTCACGTGTAACTTCCCCTTTGAACTGGTATTCATCCCCATGTTCAGCAGTGTCTTCCTCCTGGTCATCATCAGTGTTGATCACTGTGTGTCGGTGGTGTTTCCAGTCTGGGCTCAGAACAACCATACCATCAACAAAGTCTCTGTTGCAGTGATCCTGGCCTGGGTTTCTTCTGTTGCCCTCAGCACTCGTTATGTGTTTGGGGGTGGAATGGACAAGGTGAAGATAAACTTCATTGGTGGCTTTGCAGTGCCCTTCCTTATCATCTTCTTCTGTTACTGTGTAACTATCCTGAGACTGAGAACCAGACAATTGATGAACGTGTCCTCCAAGTCCCTCAGAGTAATGACTGCCCTGATCGCCATGTTCTTTATCTGCTGGCTGCCCTTACATGTCTTCAGGCTGTTACTCCCGAACCACATATATTACACCCCAGAGGTCAATTTAATTGGAAAATTGGTGGGAGTTACATTAGCCACAGTCCATAGTTTCCTGAGACCAGTGTTGTATGTTTGCATGGGGAATAACGTCCCACAGACACTCAAGAGGTCCATAGTTAGTAGGATTGAGAATGTCCTTGGAGAAGAAGACCGCCCCACCACCAGCCATGAAACATCCACACATCTCTAA